In one Sulfuricella sp. genomic region, the following are encoded:
- a CDS encoding UDP-glucose/GDP-mannose dehydrogenase family protein produces the protein MKVSIIGTGYVGLVTGTCLAEVGNDVVCLDLDERKIGMLKQGQIPIYEPGLEDMVQRNQAAGRLRFTTDVAESAAHGVIQFIAVGTPPDEDGSADLQYVVAAARAIGQHMNEYKVIVDKSTVPVGTADKVRAAVQEELQKRASGLDFSVVSNPEFLKEGAAVEDFMRPDRIVVGTDNAKATELMRALYAPFQRNHERLIVMDVKSAELTKYAANAMLATRISFMNELANLAEILGADIEHVRHGIGSDPRIGYHFLYPGCGYGGSCFPKDVQALQRTSRANGLELQVLKAVEDANDLQKHILLKKITERFGNDLSGKRFALWGLAFKPNTDDMREAPSRVLIEGLWQRGATVAAYDPAAMEETHRIYGDDKRLTLCDSPMATMVGADALAIATEWKVFRAPDFAAIKSSLKNPVIFDGRNLYEPKAVREQGLEYFPIGRL, from the coding sequence GTGAAAGTCAGCATTATTGGAACCGGCTATGTCGGACTGGTGACCGGCACCTGCCTGGCGGAAGTGGGCAATGACGTGGTGTGCCTGGATCTGGATGAACGCAAGATCGGCATGCTCAAACAGGGCCAGATCCCCATTTACGAACCCGGCCTGGAAGACATGGTTCAGCGCAACCAGGCTGCCGGGCGCCTGCGCTTCACCACTGATGTCGCGGAAAGCGCCGCCCATGGCGTGATCCAGTTCATCGCCGTGGGCACGCCGCCGGACGAGGACGGTTCCGCCGATCTGCAATATGTGGTCGCTGCGGCCCGCGCCATCGGCCAGCACATGAACGAATACAAGGTCATAGTCGACAAGTCCACCGTGCCGGTCGGTACCGCCGACAAGGTGCGCGCCGCGGTGCAGGAAGAACTGCAGAAACGCGCTTCGGGCCTCGATTTCAGCGTGGTTTCCAATCCCGAATTCCTCAAGGAAGGCGCTGCGGTGGAAGACTTCATGCGCCCTGACCGCATCGTGGTCGGCACCGACAATGCCAAGGCGACGGAACTGATGCGCGCCCTCTACGCCCCGTTCCAGCGCAACCACGAACGCCTGATCGTGATGGACGTCAAATCCGCCGAGCTGACCAAGTACGCCGCCAACGCCATGCTGGCAACGCGCATCTCGTTCATGAACGAGCTTGCCAACCTGGCGGAAATCCTTGGTGCCGACATCGAACATGTACGTCACGGCATCGGATCCGACCCGCGCATCGGCTACCACTTCCTCTACCCCGGTTGCGGCTACGGCGGCTCCTGCTTCCCCAAGGACGTGCAGGCGCTGCAACGTACCTCGCGTGCCAACGGACTGGAGCTGCAGGTATTGAAAGCAGTGGAAGATGCCAACGACCTGCAAAAGCACATCCTGCTCAAGAAAATCACCGAGCGCTTCGGCAACGATCTGTCCGGCAAGCGTTTCGCGCTCTGGGGCCTGGCATTCAAGCCCAACACCGACGACATGCGCGAGGCGCCCAGCCGCGTGCTGATCGAAGGCCTGTGGCAGCGTGGCGCCACGGTTGCCGCCTACGACCCGGCGGCGATGGAAGAAACCCACCGCATCTATGGCGACGACAAACGCCTCACCCTGTGCGACTCGCCCATGGCAACCATGGTCGGGGCCGACGCGCTGGCTATTGCCACGGAATGGAAAGTATTCCGCGCCCCGGACTTTGCCGCCATCAAGTCCAGCCTGAAAAACCCGGTCATTTTCGATGGCCGCAACCTGTACGAGCCGAAAGCGGTACGCGAACAGGGGTTGGAATATTTCCCGATTGGACGGCTGTAA